One genomic segment of Oncorhynchus mykiss isolate Arlee chromosome 10, USDA_OmykA_1.1, whole genome shotgun sequence includes these proteins:
- the LOC118936858 gene encoding thioredoxin-like, whose product MIIIIEDKEGFDKALEEAGDKLVVVDFTATWCGPCQSIAPFFKGLSENYQSVVFLKVDVDDAPDVASFCDIKCMPTFHFYKNQKKVEEFSGSNQAKLEELVNTHK is encoded by the exons gAGGGCTTCGACAAGGCCCTGGAGGAGGCAGGAGATAAGCTGGTGGTGGTGGACTTCACAGCCACGTGGTGCGGCCCCTGTCAGAGCATCGCTCCTTTCTTCAAG ggtctgTCTGAGAATTATCAGAGTGTGGTCTTCCTGAAGGTTGACGTGGACGACGCACCG gATGTGGCCAGTTTCTGTGACATCAAGTGTATGCCAACATTCCACTTCTACAAGAACCAGAAGAAG GTGGAGGAGTTCTCAGGGTCCAATCAGGCCAAACTGGAGGAGCTGGTCAACActcacaaataa